The nucleotide sequence CCGCGCGGGTTTGTCGATCGGGTGCCGGATGATTTGCGCGCCGCCGAAAAGATGATGGCGACCATCCGCGAAGTTTACGACCTCTATGGCTTTGAGCCGGTGGAAACGCCGCTTGTGGAATATACGGATGCGCTCGGAAAATTCCTGCCGGATCAGGACCGTCCGAACGAAGGCGTGTTCTCGTTTCTGGACGATGACGACCAATGGCTGTCGCTGCGCTATGATTTGACCGCGCCGCTTGCGCGTTACGTCGCTGAAAATTTTGAGTCGCTGCCAAAGCCGTATCGCAGCTACCGCAATGGCTGGGTGTTCCGCAACGAAAAACCAGGTCCGGGTCGGTTCCGCCAGTTCATGCAGTTCGACGCCGATACGGTCGGCGCACCGAATGTCTCGGCTGATGCCGAAATGTGCATGATGATGGCCGACACGCTGGAACGTCTCGGCATTCGCCGCGGGGATTATGTGATCCGCGTCAACAACCGCAAGGTGCTCGACGGCGTGCTGGACGCTATCGGGCTGCAAGGCGAGGGCAATGCCGCCAAGCGTCTCAATGTGCTGCGCGCTATCGACAAGCTCGACAAGTTCGGCCCGGAAGGTGTTCGCCTTCTGCTCGGCAAGGGACGTCTCGATGAAAGCGGCGATTTCACCAAGGGTGCTGAACTCCCTGACGCCTCGATTGAAAAAATCCTGTCATTCACTGCTGCTGGCGGCGTTACCGGGGCTGATACGATTGCCAATCTCCACACGGTTGTGGCGGGTAACGCCAAGGGTGAAGAAGGCGTGACAGAACTTGCCGACATGCAGGCGTTGTTCTCGGCGGGTGGCTATGATGGCCGCGTGAAGATCGACCCGTCTGTCGTGCGCGGGCTCGAATACTACACCGGCCCGGTTTTCGAAGCCGAGCTTCTGTTCGACGTAACCAACGAAGACGGCCAGAAGGTCGTGTTCGGTTCCGTAGGCGGCGGGGGGCGTTATGACGGTCTGGTGTCGCGCTTCCGTGGTGAGCCGGTGCCGGCAACGGGCTTTTCCATCGGTGTTTCGCGTCTGATGACGGCTTTGAAGAACCTGGGCAAGCTGGACGTTTCCGATGTTGTCGGTCCCGTGGTTGTCCTGGTCATGGACAAGGACTCACAAAGTCTTGGCCGCTATCAGAAGATGGTTTCCGATCTGCGTCAGGCGGGCATTCGCGCCGAAATGTATGTCGGCGGCTCCGGCATGAAGGCGCAGATGAAATATGCGGATCGCCGCGAGGCGCCGTGCGTCATCATTCAGGGTTCGCAGGAACGCGAGGCCGGTGAGGTGCAGATCAAGGATCTGGTCGAGGGAAAGCGCCTGTCTGCTGAGATCGAAGACAATGTGACCTGGCGCGAGAGCCGCCCGGCGCAGATCACGGTCAAGGAAGAAGGGCTTGTCGAGGCAGTCCGCGAAATCCTTGCCAGTCAGGCGCGGGATCGCGCAGAACAGTCGAAGTGACGAAAGCCATGGCTGGATCAAACTCGCCCGGTATTCTCAGTTCTCTTCGCGCGGCCCTCGATGCGCGTGAAGCCGAACTTGTCGAAATTCCGCTGATTCAGCCGGCTGATCCATTTCTGGATATGGCGGGCGAGGATTTGCGCCGCCGTATTTTTCTGACCGAAAACGAAAACGGCGACAGTCTGTGCCTGCGACCGGAATTTACCATTCCTGTTTGCCGCAATCACATCGAGCTTAACGCAGCCACGCCGAAGCGTTACGCCTATCTCGGCGAAGTGTTCCGTCAGCGTCGTGACGGGGCAGCCGAATTTCTTCAAGCCGGTATAGAGGATCTGGGGGCTACCGACGAAGCGACGTCCGATGCCCGCTCCATCGCTGATGCGCTGGCCTGCGTTCGCGCGGCCGCTCCCGAAGCTGCGCTTGAGATTGTTCTGGGAGACCAGTCGGTCTTTGCCGGCATGCTGAAAGCGCTGGGCCTGCCGCAAGGATGGCGCAAGAAACTGTTGCGTTCCTTCGGCGATGCGGGTTCGATGGAGCAGGTGCTCGCTGAACTGACGGGCGCACAGCGACGCGATCCATTACCGGAAACGCTTGCGGTTCTTGTGGCGGAAGGCGACGAATCCGGGCTTGCGCGCATGCTGGAAGCAGAAATGCTCGAAGCTGGAATTTCGCCCGGTGCCGGTCGTTCCCCTGCCGAGATCGCGCGGCGGTTGATCGAAAAGGAAGACCTGGCGGCTACGCGCTTTCCGGCATCGGCGCTCGATCTTCTGAAGCACTTCCTCGAAATGCGCGTCTCGCTCGATTCCGCAGCCATCACCCTGCGAGCATTCGCTTCGGAACACGCTCTTGATCTGGCTGCGGTGCTGCAGAAATTCGAAGCACGCAGCGATGCGATTGCGAATGCAGGCATTGCCACCAGAGACATTATCTATGATGCGTCCTTCGGGCGCCCGCTCGATTACTATACCGGTCTCGTTTACGAAATCCGGGCTGCTGGCGTCGAGAAAGATGGCATTCTTGCGGGTGGTGGGCGATATGACCGACTTTTGACCATGCTTGGCGCTTCGGAAAACATTCCCGGCGTCGGCTTTTCCATCTGGCTCGACCGGTTGCAGATGCTGGCGGGAGAGAAAAAATGAGTGTGACGCTGGCATTGCCGTCCAAGGGGCGGTTGAAGGAGCAGACGCTCGCTGTGCTTGAAAGAGCTGGCTACAAGGTGATCCTGCCTGATGACTCACGCAATTATCGCGCCCGTGTCGAGGGCGAGCCTGATCTGGATATTCTGTTCCTTTCCGCTTCCGAAATTGCCCGTGAACTGGGATATGGCAGCGTGGATCTTGGCGTAACTGGCGAAGACCTCATTCGCGAGACGCTGGCGCACTCGGAAGAGCGTGTGGCTATCGAAGCCGAACTGGGTTTCGGTCACGCTGATGTTGTCGTGGCCGTACCGGAAGTCTGGCGTGATGTGACCAGCATGGCCGATCTGGACGATGTGGCAGCAGATTTCCGCCAGCGCCACGGTCGCCGCCTTCGCATCGCCACCAAATACTGGCGGCTGACGCAGCAGTTCTTTTCGCAGAAACACGGCATTCAGGTTTACCGCATTGTAGAAAGCCTTGGCGCGACCGAAGGCGCTCCGGCTGCGGGCTCCGCCGATATGATCGTCGATATTACGTCGACTGGCTCCACGTTGCGGGCCAACAGGCTGAAGATTCTGGAAGACGGCATTATCCTGCGCTCGCAAGCATGCCTCGTATCGGCACGCCGAAGCCGGGAGAACGCACGCGTCATGGACGTTGCGACGCGCATCCGTAAAGGGTTGAGCAGTTAGAGCATTTCCTGTTTTCATGAATCGTTGGAATGCTCTCTCTGTTTATTTTATCGCGCATCTCATCCGAAAACCGGTTCCCACTTTTCGGGATGCGCTCTAGTTCTTCGCAACACGATTTTGAAATAAGAAAAACCGCACCATTTTCATGGTGCGGTCTTTTCATTTTATTGCGATGAGAATGTCGATCAGCCGCGCTTGGCGTCGATCGAGAGGGCTCCAGCGCCGTGCAGGGCAAGAATGAACAGGCCGCCAGCAATTGCGAGGTTCTTCTGCGCCATCATGGCGTTCATGCCCTGCGAGAAGTCCATATGGGCAACGAGCGTCGCACCGATGGTGAAGAGGCCGACAACAGCCGCAGCAATGCGGGTCTGAAAGCCAACGAGAATTGCGAGGCCGCCTACAAATTCAACCAGACCGACGACAACAGCCGTAACGGTGGGGAGCGGAAGGCCGAGGCCAGCGAAGTAACCTGCGGTGCCGGCAATGGCGGTCAGTTTGCCGTAGCCGGCAATGATGAAAAGAACTGAAAGAAAGATGCGGGCAATGAGCGTAACAACGCCGTTGGACTGCGGGGTGATAGAGGACATGCGGGGCTATCTCCTGTTGAACTGGGCCATCAATTAACGACTGCGGACTGTCAAGGAAAGCCGTCTAATCCTCGACAGTTTGTTTACAGTATGAATACCAATTCACTCCGGCGCAATCATTCTCTCTGCGCGCACCAGTCGCTCATAATCCTCTTCCGACACGAGACCGCTCGCCAGCGCTTCTTCCCGCAAGGTCGTTCCATTCTTGTGTGCGGTCTTGGCGATCTTGGCCGCATTGTCATAACCGATAGCTGGAGCAAGCGCAGTGACGAGCATCAGCGAACGATCCAATAGTTCCTTGATGCGGCTCAGATTTGGCTCGATTCCATCCACACAATGATCGGCGAACGACACCATCACGTCGCTTAGGATGCGGATCGACTGCAGGACATTATATGCGATCACCGGCTTGAACACATTGAGTTCAAAGTGCCCCTGGCTGGCAGCAACCGTAATTGTCGCCTGGTTGCCGAACACCTGTGTTGCCACCATCGTCAAAGCTTCGGCCTGGGTCGGGTTAACCTTGCCCGGCATGATGGAGGATCCCGGTTCATTCTCCGGCAGTGACAGTTCACCGAGGCCAGAGCGCGGCCCGGAGCCAAGGAAACGAATATCATTCGCGATCTTGAAGAGATCCGCCGCCAAGGCGTTCAAGCTGCCGTGGAAGTCAAGAATCGCACCGTGGCTGGCAAGGGCTTCGAATTTGTTCGGCGCCGTCTTGAAGGGAAGGCCAGTTATTTCACTCACGGCTTCAGCAAAGCCTGTGTCGAAGCCGATTGGTGCATTCAGCCCCGTCCCGACTGCTGTCCCGCCCTGGGCGAGCAGAAAGACGTCTGCAAGCGATTGTTCTATACGGTGGCGCGCATATTCCAATGCAGCACGATAACCGGAAAATTCCTGTCCGAGTGTGACCGGGGTTGCATCTTGCGTATGCGTTCGGCCGATCTTGATAATATCCTTGAACGCTTCTTCCTTGATCTTGAGCGCGTTGGTCAGATGTTCCAGCGCCGGATAGAGCCGATGGACCGCTTCAACTGCTGTGGCGATATGGATCGCTGTCGGGAAGCTGTCATTGGACGATTGGCTCATATTAACGTGGTCGTTGGGATGGACCGGCTTTTTCGACCCCATTTCACCACCGAGGAGCTCGATAGCCCGGTTTGAAATGACCTCATTGGCATTCATGTTTGATTGAGTGCCCGAACCGGTCTGCCAGACGACCAATGGGAAATGATCGTCAAGTTTACCTTCGATCACCTCCGAGGCGGCCACCGCGATCACCTGACCAAGAACCGGATCGAGCTTTCCCAGTGCAATATTGGTTTCCGCTGCCGCCCGCTTGACGACACCCAGCGCATGAACCAATGGCAGCGGCATGCGCTCTCCACCGATTTTGAAATTTTGCAGCGAACGCTGGGTCTGAGCTCCCCAGTAGCGGTCGGCAGGAACATCAATCGGTCCGAAAGTATCTGTTTCGGTACGAGTAGCGGTCATTTCTGGTCTCCGGCTGACGTGGACTCGGAACCGAGCCGTGCACAACGAATATAACACCGCCATTTGGTGGCGGCTCATGTTTCTTCGTGAAACTTTAAAGCGCAATCATTTGATAAAATATGACGAAAAAAGTCAATTTTTATTGACCGTCGGCACTGTCAAGTATCGCTGTCTTCGTCGTCATCCATTTCGGATATCCAGGCGGTCGGTTCAATCTTACGCTGGGTTTTGCTGTCGGTGAACGTCCACCACCCGGTATCCGCCTCATCCCATTGACCGCCCCCGGCCTGCAGTTGGGCAAGTGTTCGATACTGTGCGATCGACTCGTTGCGCTGGTCGTCGTCGTCGGTCCAGACGACTGTTATCTTTCGGCCATCTTTCGGCGCCGTGGCGATGGGAAGTTCCTTGCGCATATGATTATCACTCCGTTGTAATCGGAAATAATCATAGGGCACACGATGCCCGCGGCAAGCCGGAATTCCGTGTTCCGGCTTGCCTTGTTCCTTATCAGCCGCGAGCGACCTTTAGTGCCTTGCCCCACCAGATCAACTGGTCCAGCATATTCTTGGCCGCTTCCGCCAGATGAGGGAAATCATCCAGCTTGTTCTCGCCTTTCACGACCGCAAGATAGTCGGGGAAGAGGATGTGGACGCCCGTTTTGACGGACATGGAGGACATTTCGACGGCGATCATCCGCAGTTGCTCGACAGCGCGAGCGCCGCCCACGCCTCCGTAGCCAACGAAGCCCATGGGCTTCTGTATCCAGTCGCCGTAGTCGATGGCATTCTTCAGAACGGCGGTCGGCGCGTGATTATACTCAGCGGCCGTAAGAATGTAGGCGTCGAACTCCCGCAGTTTCGTTTTCCATTTGTCGGCTGTTTCTGCCTGAGCGGTCGTGGTGGACGTGTCGCCATAGAAACCCATCGGATAATCCGCGACATCGAGAACTTCCACGTCCAGTTCCGGCCGCTCGGCAACGAGCCTGGCAATCCACTGGGCTGGAACGGGCGCAAAACGTTGTTCACGTGTGCTGCCGATGATAACGGCGACTTTGAGCTTGGACATTGATGACACCTTTATTGCAGTGGTAACCATTGGAGACCGACGCTATATAAGTGACCAAATTCCCACGCAAGGAGGCACTTTTATGAAACCCGGTGACTTCAAGGAAACCAATGCATGCAGGACCGTAACGGAGATTTTGTCGCGTGTTGGCGATAAATGGACTGTGCTCGTGGTGAGTTATCTCGGCAATCGCCCGATGCGTTTCAATGAATTGCGCCGAACCGTCGAGGGCATTTCCCAGAAGATGCTGACAACCACCCTGCGCAATCTGGAACGGGACGGTTTCGTCAATCGTACCATCTTTCCGACAATTCCGCCCAAGGTCGAGTATGAACTGACGGAAATGGGGCGTGACCTGTTGAGGCCTGTGCGTGCGCTGGGTGAATGGGCAATAGCCAATGAAGCAAAAGTGGTGATGGCGCGCGCCCGATATGACGCCCTCACATCGGTGAAGACGCAGAGCGACGCTGCAGAATAGAGGCTGGACTTGTGAAGGAGAGCAAGTGGAAAGACAGGCCGAAGCCTGTCTTTCCTGTTGCCTGAGACAGGACTTCCATAGTGCGGGGGCAAACAGGAAGTCCGTCTCTATGTCATCTCGGATTGATCATGATTG is from Brucella intermedia LMG 3301 and encodes:
- the hisS gene encoding histidine--tRNA ligase, yielding MADKADKMKARLPRGFVDRVPDDLRAAEKMMATIREVYDLYGFEPVETPLVEYTDALGKFLPDQDRPNEGVFSFLDDDDQWLSLRYDLTAPLARYVAENFESLPKPYRSYRNGWVFRNEKPGPGRFRQFMQFDADTVGAPNVSADAEMCMMMADTLERLGIRRGDYVIRVNNRKVLDGVLDAIGLQGEGNAAKRLNVLRAIDKLDKFGPEGVRLLLGKGRLDESGDFTKGAELPDASIEKILSFTAAGGVTGADTIANLHTVVAGNAKGEEGVTELADMQALFSAGGYDGRVKIDPSVVRGLEYYTGPVFEAELLFDVTNEDGQKVVFGSVGGGGRYDGLVSRFRGEPVPATGFSIGVSRLMTALKNLGKLDVSDVVGPVVVLVMDKDSQSLGRYQKMVSDLRQAGIRAEMYVGGSGMKAQMKYADRREAPCVIIQGSQEREAGEVQIKDLVEGKRLSAEIEDNVTWRESRPAQITVKEEGLVEAVREILASQARDRAEQSK
- a CDS encoding ATP phosphoribosyltransferase regulatory subunit; protein product: MAGSNSPGILSSLRAALDAREAELVEIPLIQPADPFLDMAGEDLRRRIFLTENENGDSLCLRPEFTIPVCRNHIELNAATPKRYAYLGEVFRQRRDGAAEFLQAGIEDLGATDEATSDARSIADALACVRAAAPEAALEIVLGDQSVFAGMLKALGLPQGWRKKLLRSFGDAGSMEQVLAELTGAQRRDPLPETLAVLVAEGDESGLARMLEAEMLEAGISPGAGRSPAEIARRLIEKEDLAATRFPASALDLLKHFLEMRVSLDSAAITLRAFASEHALDLAAVLQKFEARSDAIANAGIATRDIIYDASFGRPLDYYTGLVYEIRAAGVEKDGILAGGGRYDRLLTMLGASENIPGVGFSIWLDRLQMLAGEKK
- the hisG gene encoding ATP phosphoribosyltransferase, which translates into the protein MSVTLALPSKGRLKEQTLAVLERAGYKVILPDDSRNYRARVEGEPDLDILFLSASEIARELGYGSVDLGVTGEDLIRETLAHSEERVAIEAELGFGHADVVVAVPEVWRDVTSMADLDDVAADFRQRHGRRLRIATKYWRLTQQFFSQKHGIQVYRIVESLGATEGAPAAGSADMIVDITSTGSTLRANRLKILEDGIILRSQACLVSARRSRENARVMDVATRIRKGLSS
- a CDS encoding DoxX family protein translates to MSSITPQSNGVVTLIARIFLSVLFIIAGYGKLTAIAGTAGYFAGLGLPLPTVTAVVVGLVEFVGGLAILVGFQTRIAAAVVGLFTIGATLVAHMDFSQGMNAMMAQKNLAIAGGLFILALHGAGALSIDAKRG
- the fumC gene encoding class II fumarate hydratase, giving the protein MTATRTETDTFGPIDVPADRYWGAQTQRSLQNFKIGGERMPLPLVHALGVVKRAAAETNIALGKLDPVLGQVIAVAASEVIEGKLDDHFPLVVWQTGSGTQSNMNANEVISNRAIELLGGEMGSKKPVHPNDHVNMSQSSNDSFPTAIHIATAVEAVHRLYPALEHLTNALKIKEEAFKDIIKIGRTHTQDATPVTLGQEFSGYRAALEYARHRIEQSLADVFLLAQGGTAVGTGLNAPIGFDTGFAEAVSEITGLPFKTAPNKFEALASHGAILDFHGSLNALAADLFKIANDIRFLGSGPRSGLGELSLPENEPGSSIMPGKVNPTQAEALTMVATQVFGNQATITVAASQGHFELNVFKPVIAYNVLQSIRILSDVMVSFADHCVDGIEPNLSRIKELLDRSLMLVTALAPAIGYDNAAKIAKTAHKNGTTLREEALASGLVSEEDYERLVRAERMIAPE
- a CDS encoding NADPH-dependent FMN reductase, with the translated sequence MSKLKVAVIIGSTREQRFAPVPAQWIARLVAERPELDVEVLDVADYPMGFYGDTSTTTAQAETADKWKTKLREFDAYILTAAEYNHAPTAVLKNAIDYGDWIQKPMGFVGYGGVGGARAVEQLRMIAVEMSSMSVKTGVHILFPDYLAVVKGENKLDDFPHLAEAAKNMLDQLIWWGKALKVARG
- a CDS encoding winged helix-turn-helix transcriptional regulator yields the protein MKPGDFKETNACRTVTEILSRVGDKWTVLVVSYLGNRPMRFNELRRTVEGISQKMLTTTLRNLERDGFVNRTIFPTIPPKVEYELTEMGRDLLRPVRALGEWAIANEAKVVMARARYDALTSVKTQSDAAE